One part of the Microlunatus elymi genome encodes these proteins:
- a CDS encoding formylglycine-generating enzyme family protein — protein sequence MTANDHDVVELAGGEFRMGSDDHYPEEAPVHLVKVGAFGIDRRQVTNRQFAAFVQATGYRTVAERPLDPADYPGAPRENLVPGSMVFTPTSGPVDLRHLSQWWAWTPGARWSKPEGRRSSIEDRADHPVVHIALADATAYADWVGARLPTEAEWEFAARGGLDGTAFTWGDEPRPAGQIMANTWDGPDFPWRSTGESGFERTAPVGSFPANGFGLYDMAGNVWEWTADWWTERHPDEVDHPCCAPQNPRGGDIAGSYDPAQPQFKIPRKVIKGGSHLCADSYCLRYRPAARRPQMIDTGMTHIGFRCAWSLPSDSA from the coding sequence ATGACCGCAAATGATCATGACGTGGTGGAGCTGGCCGGCGGTGAGTTCCGGATGGGCTCGGATGATCATTATCCGGAGGAGGCGCCGGTGCATCTGGTCAAGGTGGGTGCCTTCGGCATCGACCGCCGGCAGGTGACGAACCGGCAGTTCGCGGCGTTCGTCCAGGCGACCGGCTACCGTACGGTGGCCGAACGGCCCCTGGATCCGGCCGACTACCCGGGCGCGCCGCGGGAGAATCTGGTGCCCGGGTCGATGGTGTTCACCCCGACCTCCGGACCGGTCGACCTGCGGCATCTCAGTCAGTGGTGGGCCTGGACGCCGGGAGCGCGCTGGTCGAAACCCGAGGGTCGCCGGTCGTCGATCGAGGACCGGGCCGATCATCCGGTGGTGCATATCGCGCTTGCGGATGCGACTGCGTACGCCGATTGGGTCGGTGCCCGGCTGCCGACCGAGGCGGAGTGGGAGTTCGCCGCCCGCGGCGGCCTGGACGGCACCGCGTTCACCTGGGGCGACGAACCACGGCCCGCAGGCCAGATCATGGCCAACACCTGGGACGGTCCGGACTTCCCGTGGCGGTCCACCGGCGAGTCCGGCTTCGAACGTACGGCACCGGTCGGATCCTTTCCTGCCAACGGATTCGGGCTCTACGACATGGCCGGCAACGTGTGGGAGTGGACCGCCGACTGGTGGACCGAACGCCACCCGGACGAGGTCGACCATCCGTGCTGTGCGCCGCAGAATCCGCGCGGCGGCGACATCGCCGGCAGCTACGACCCAGCCCAGCCGCAGTTCAAGATTCCGCGCAAGGTGATCAAGGGCGGCTCGCATCTGTGCGCCGACAGCTACTGCCTGCGTTACCGACCCGCCGCCCGGCGTCCGCAGATGATCGACACCGGGATGACCCACATCGGCTTCCGCTGTGCGTGGAGTCTCCCAAGCGACTCGGCGTGA
- a CDS encoding class I SAM-dependent methyltransferase, whose amino-acid sequence MTSALRPTNEDDRGQDVIEQFYDRRPYPPPDDLDAVATPKPQQRRAAHHLVWPGRPYADRSGDSRLRILVAGCGTSQAARHAITHPDADVVGIDVSSTGIEQHRQLIERHRLANLELHRLPIEEVAGLDRQFDHIVCTGVLHHLADPLIGLRSLQSILAPGGALTLMVYATYGRAGVYLIQDYCLRLGIGTDQVDLDELVATLREIGSGHPISRLLHQSRDFADDDALADALLNPRDRSYTVPQLLELITDAGLRFGRWQRQAPYLPDCGSISETPHSARIAKLPVAEQYAALELFRGTITRHTAIAYAATDSGATTDSGPQQPDFADPAAGSWRPIRVPTAIAVTERLPPGAAGALLNRAHTETDLVSFVNAQELIMFRRIDGSRTVADLGPQALGFVERLFRHDLIVLDTCGASEQKGDRS is encoded by the coding sequence ATGACAAGCGCGCTACGGCCAACCAACGAGGACGACCGCGGTCAGGACGTGATCGAACAGTTCTATGATCGTCGCCCCTATCCCCCGCCGGACGATCTCGATGCCGTAGCGACACCGAAGCCGCAACAACGCAGGGCCGCCCACCACCTCGTGTGGCCCGGGCGGCCGTACGCCGACCGGTCCGGGGATTCAAGGCTTCGGATCCTGGTCGCCGGCTGCGGCACCTCCCAGGCGGCCCGGCACGCGATCACCCATCCCGACGCCGACGTGGTCGGCATCGACGTCAGCAGCACCGGCATCGAGCAGCACCGCCAACTGATCGAACGGCATCGCTTGGCCAACCTGGAGTTGCACCGGCTGCCGATCGAGGAGGTCGCCGGGCTCGATCGGCAGTTCGATCACATCGTCTGTACCGGCGTGCTGCATCACCTGGCCGATCCGCTGATCGGCCTGCGCAGCTTGCAATCCATACTGGCGCCCGGCGGTGCGCTCACCCTGATGGTGTACGCGACCTACGGCCGGGCCGGCGTCTATCTGATCCAGGACTATTGCCTGCGGCTCGGCATCGGCACCGACCAAGTCGATCTTGACGAGCTGGTCGCAACCCTGCGCGAGATCGGCAGCGGGCATCCGATCAGCCGACTGCTGCACCAGTCGCGGGACTTCGCCGACGACGACGCGCTGGCCGATGCGCTGCTGAACCCGCGCGATCGCTCCTACACCGTGCCCCAACTGCTGGAGTTGATCACCGATGCGGGATTGCGGTTCGGACGCTGGCAGCGCCAAGCTCCCTACCTGCCCGACTGCGGGTCGATCAGTGAGACACCGCACTCCGCGCGGATCGCGAAGCTGCCGGTCGCCGAGCAGTACGCAGCCCTGGAGCTGTTCCGCGGCACCATCACCCGGCACACCGCGATCGCCTACGCTGCAACAGATTCCGGGGCCACAACGGATTCCGGGCCGCAGCAGCCCGACTTCGCCGATCCCGCGGCCGGCTCGTGGCGGCCGATCAGGGTGCCGACGGCGATTGCTGTCACCGAGCGGCTGCCCCCCGGTGCGGCGGGAGCGCTGCTGAACCGGGCGCATACCGAGACGGATCTGGTCTCGTTCGTCAACGCGCAGGAGTTGATCATGTTCCGCCGGATCGACGGCAGCCGAACCGTGGCCGATCTCGGCCCGCAGGCCCTCGGTTTCGTCGAACGGTTGTTCCGGCATGATCTGATCGTGCTGGACACCTGTGGTGCGTCCGAGCAGAAGGGCGACAGAAGTTGA
- a CDS encoding arylsulfatase, whose translation MADQPNILIIWGDDIGISNLSCYSDGLMGYRTPNIDRIADEGVRFTDYYGEQSCTAGRAAFISGQNPYRTGLTKVGMPGAPIGYQAEDPTIATALKAQGYATGQFGKNHFGDRDEHLPTAHGFDEFFGNLYHLNAEEEPELPDYPTEQDFPNFKDRFGPRGVIKSWASADGSQRIENTGPLTKKRMETCDEEFRDAAIDFIQRQVEADKPFFTWFNTTHMHFRTHTREQDLGRAGRWQSPYHDTMLYHDEIVGQVLDELDRLGIADNTIVMYSTDNGPHMNSWPDAGMTPFRNEKNSNWEGAYRVPCVVRWPGHIEAGTVLNGIVSHNDWFVTLLAAAGNPDIAEQLRSGHELNGTEYKVHLDGFNQLDYITGRAEQSPRNYFFYVSDDGDLTALRFDNWKFVFLEQRSRGTLDIWIEPYVELRVPKIFNLRTDPYERADETSNAYFDWMLDHVFLLVPAQAYVAEMLQSLTEFPPRQEPASFSVDKVMAKLKAGVGSA comes from the coding sequence GTGGCCGACCAACCGAACATCTTGATCATCTGGGGCGACGACATCGGCATCAGCAACCTGAGCTGCTACAGCGACGGGCTGATGGGATACCGCACCCCGAACATCGACCGGATTGCCGACGAGGGCGTACGGTTCACCGACTACTACGGCGAGCAGAGCTGCACCGCCGGCCGGGCCGCGTTCATCAGCGGCCAGAACCCGTACCGGACCGGGCTGACCAAGGTCGGCATGCCGGGCGCGCCGATCGGTTACCAGGCCGAGGATCCGACCATCGCCACCGCTCTGAAGGCACAGGGGTACGCGACCGGCCAGTTCGGCAAGAACCATTTCGGCGACCGGGACGAGCACTTGCCGACGGCCCACGGCTTCGACGAATTCTTCGGCAATCTCTACCACCTCAATGCCGAAGAGGAACCGGAGTTGCCGGACTATCCGACCGAGCAGGACTTCCCGAACTTCAAGGATCGGTTCGGACCACGCGGTGTGATCAAGTCCTGGGCCAGTGCGGACGGCAGCCAGCGGATCGAGAACACCGGACCGTTGACCAAGAAACGGATGGAGACCTGCGACGAGGAGTTCCGCGACGCGGCGATCGACTTCATCCAGCGCCAGGTCGAGGCGGACAAGCCGTTCTTCACCTGGTTCAACACCACCCACATGCACTTCCGCACCCACACCCGGGAGCAGGATCTGGGCCGGGCCGGGCGCTGGCAGTCGCCCTACCACGACACGATGCTCTACCACGACGAGATCGTCGGGCAGGTGCTGGACGAACTCGACCGGCTGGGCATCGCGGACAACACGATCGTGATGTACTCCACCGACAACGGGCCGCACATGAACTCCTGGCCCGACGCCGGGATGACCCCGTTCCGCAACGAGAAGAACTCCAACTGGGAGGGCGCCTACCGGGTGCCGTGCGTGGTCCGTTGGCCGGGACACATCGAGGCCGGCACGGTGCTGAACGGGATCGTCAGCCACAACGACTGGTTCGTCACGCTGCTCGCCGCGGCCGGCAATCCCGACATCGCCGAGCAGTTGAGGTCCGGCCATGAGCTGAACGGAACCGAGTACAAGGTTCACCTGGACGGGTTCAACCAGCTCGACTACATCACCGGTCGCGCCGAGCAAAGTCCGCGCAACTACTTCTTCTACGTGTCCGACGATGGCGATCTGACCGCGTTGCGCTTCGACAACTGGAAGTTCGTCTTCCTCGAGCAACGTTCTCGAGGAACGTTGGACATCTGGATCGAGCCGTACGTCGAACTCCGGGTGCCGAAGATCTTCAATCTGCGCACCGATCCGTATGAACGGGCAGACGAGACCTCGAACGCCTACTTCGATTGGATGCTCGATCACGTCTTCCTGCTGGTACCGGCGCAGGCCTACGTCGCCGAGATGCTGCAGTCCCTGACGGAGTTCCCACCGCGTCAGGAGCCGGCGTCGTTCAGCGTGGACAAGGTGATGGCGAAGCTGAAGGCGGGCGTCGGAAGCGCATGA